One window from the genome of Nicotiana sylvestris chromosome 9, ASM39365v2, whole genome shotgun sequence encodes:
- the LOC138878657 gene encoding secreted RxLR effector protein 161-like codes for MNEAEREYMSRVPYANVVGSLMYVMICTRPDISHAIRVVSRYMHDLGKEHWQAVKGILRYIRNTVDVRLILSRKIVSIWLDIVTWIMQSTDALSTTEVEYMSIMEAVKDAI; via the exons ATgaatgaagctgaacgagagtatatgtcaagaGTACCATATGCGAATGtcgttggtagcttgatgtatgtaATGATTTGCACAAGACCTGATATTTCACATGCTATTAGAGTTGTAAGCAGGTATATGCATGATctaggaaaggagcattggcaagcagTGAAagggattctacggtatattcgtAATACTGTAGATGTTAGATTGATTTTGAGCAGGAAGATAGTTAGTATatggttggatattgtgactTGGATTATGCAG tcaacggATGCTTTATCTACTACTGAGGTAGAGTACATGTCAATTATGGAGGCTGTAAAGGATGCAATTTGA